A region of Malaciobacter marinus DNA encodes the following proteins:
- a CDS encoding PAS domain-containing sensor histidine kinase, translating to MQKNNNFLTILNNLPEIIILVVKNDTIIDSFGQIKEKFNNSKLYEHFSKVTYNKLLLLKSKNIDNLTIYWNSKDYEVSYFDDTYYFKDVTKYRNLYLELKKSLRDLRSKKEELHAVFDLAGNGISILNEEGTFLYANKFFQTMMEYSMEELYNESCISLSSPEYAQPSKSAVQRAIEEGIVERFRKICVTKSGKKINASMSLSYIKSTNEIVMITSDITSDVKYQEDLKRRINKEVQRRTKQYEIMCHQSRLASMGEMIESIAHQWRQPLNSLGVIVQGLKHLNNSENFDFDLLNEMETEMIEKINYMSETIDDFSNFFKISKEKKNFNILNSVKDTIKLIDVQLKNENIKINVNIEEGVNLELYSLENEFRQALLNIIQNALDILILRKQLNSFINIDIIQNGNFTELNISDNGGGICMKNIEQIFRPYVTTKKQGNGIGLYMSKVIIEHNMKGNLTVQNNQMGAVFTISLKSKDEN from the coding sequence ATGCAAAAGAACAATAATTTTTTAACAATTTTAAATAATCTTCCTGAAATCATTATTCTAGTAGTAAAAAACGACACAATAATTGATTCCTTTGGGCAGATAAAAGAGAAGTTTAATAATAGCAAATTATATGAACATTTTAGTAAAGTAACTTATAATAAACTTTTATTATTAAAATCAAAAAATATAGATAACTTGACTATATATTGGAATAGTAAAGATTATGAAGTTTCATATTTTGATGATACATATTACTTCAAAGATGTTACAAAGTATAGGAATTTATATTTAGAATTAAAAAAAAGTCTTAGAGATTTAAGGTCTAAAAAAGAAGAACTTCATGCAGTTTTTGATTTAGCAGGAAATGGTATCTCTATTTTAAATGAAGAGGGTACTTTTCTTTATGCAAATAAATTTTTTCAAACAATGATGGAGTATTCAATGGAAGAGTTATACAATGAGTCTTGTATATCTTTATCCTCTCCTGAATATGCACAGCCTAGTAAAAGTGCAGTACAAAGAGCTATTGAGGAAGGGATTGTTGAAAGATTTAGGAAAATATGTGTTACAAAATCAGGTAAAAAAATCAATGCTAGTATGTCTTTAAGTTATATTAAAAGTACAAATGAAATTGTGATGATTACTTCTGATATTACTTCTGATGTAAAATATCAAGAAGATTTAAAAAGAAGAATAAACAAAGAAGTACAAAGAAGAACTAAACAATATGAAATCATGTGTCATCAATCAAGACTTGCTTCAATGGGAGAGATGATTGAATCAATTGCGCACCAATGGAGACAACCTTTAAATAGTCTTGGAGTTATTGTTCAAGGTTTAAAACATTTAAACAATAGTGAAAATTTTGATTTTGATTTGTTAAATGAAATGGAAACAGAGATGATTGAAAAAATCAATTATATGTCTGAAACAATTGATGATTTTAGTAATTTCTTTAAAATTTCCAAAGAAAAAAAAAATTTTAATATATTAAATAGTGTAAAAGATACAATCAAACTAATTGATGTTCAATTAAAAAATGAAAATATAAAAATAAATGTAAATATTGAAGAGGGTGTAAACTTAGAACTTTATAGTTTAGAAAATGAGTTTAGGCAAGCTCTTTTAAATATAATACAAAATGCTTTAGATATTTTAATATTAAGAAAACAGTTAAATAGTTTTATTAATATTGATATTATTCAAAATGGAAACTTCACAGAACTTAATATCTCTGATAATGGTGGAGGTATTTGTATGAAAAATATTGAACAAATATTTAGACCCTATGTTACTACAAAAAAACAAGGAAATGGAATAGGTTTGTATATGTCAAAAGTGATTATAGAACATAATATGAAAGGAAATTTAACTGTGCAAAATAATCAAATGGGTGCAGTATTTACTATTTCCTTAAAATCAAAAGATGAAAATTAA
- a CDS encoding response regulator transcription factor, producing MEKLHTKLQALTLLIVEDDESTLKWLERILSIYFKDVKVANNAMDAFAIFRKEDIDVIVADIQIPEVDGLHLLQKIASVKPSCIRIVMTAFNNHIYLNRAIDAEVDFYFKKPIDIDELLVSISLSIKNQKKIIEKIKLKNNYVYDSVQKMIINKNSKINLTKKESLLFELLYENRNTIVSLEYIENSIWEEPTTNEAIRMVISSLRKKLYENSIKNIKGFGYKLCMS from the coding sequence ATGGAAAAATTACATACAAAACTACAAGCATTAACTTTATTAATTGTTGAAGATGATGAGAGTACATTAAAATGGCTAGAAAGAATACTCTCAATTTATTTTAAAGATGTAAAAGTTGCAAATAATGCAATGGATGCCTTTGCAATATTTAGAAAAGAAGATATTGATGTAATAGTTGCGGATATTCAGATTCCAGAAGTTGATGGTTTGCATTTGTTACAAAAAATTGCAAGTGTTAAGCCAAGTTGTATCAGAATAGTAATGACAGCTTTTAATAATCATATTTATTTAAATAGGGCAATTGATGCAGAAGTGGATTTTTATTTCAAAAAGCCAATAGATATAGATGAGTTATTGGTCTCTATTTCTTTAAGTATAAAAAATCAAAAGAAAATTATTGAGAAAATCAAACTAAAAAATAACTATGTATATGATTCTGTACAAAAGATGATAATAAATAAAAATTCAAAAATAAATTTAACAAAAAAAGAGTCCTTACTATTTGAACTTTTATATGAAAATAGAAACACAATTGTAAGTTTAGAGTATATAGAAAATTCAATTTGGGAAGAACCCACAACTAATGAAGCTATTAGAATGGTGATTTCAAGTCTTAGAAAAAAGCTTTATGAAAACTCAATCAAAAATATTAAAGGTTTTGGTTATAAACTTTGCATGAGTTAA
- a CDS encoding NAD(P)/FAD-dependent oxidoreductase: protein MKKKILIVGGGTAGTMTANNLARRLMHEIDKDEIEITMISDSKYHYYRPGAMYVAFHKASGHEFVREQKTLLMPEINFIIDKAIQIKPNENFVKGESGTIYKYDFVVLATGCEVAVDRIPGLKEGGNWFYSYDGAKKLAKKLGHLKKGRVLVTVSFPKTPNVPYQCGIAPVETTIMLHDYLKEHGVREDVEIIYTYPKVAQSITDGLFMQGPTSKVLPSIFDDIGVKHKTSFTLNKVDPDKKIAYSEEGEEIEFDILMSTPPFIATKFIRESGLSKAINDEGWLPTDKKTLKVKGYENIYTLGDTVDLPVSKAGGTIHNQTDVVADNIASELRYGYPTETYDGKVIAIAQMGLSCGMPLWYDYDEDVKPTPCSKLGSFVRKGFNMGIYWAAARGMV, encoded by the coding sequence ATGAAGAAAAAAATTCTTATTGTGGGTGGTGGTACTGCTGGTACAATGACTGCAAATAATTTAGCAAGAAGACTGATGCACGAAATTGATAAAGATGAAATAGAAATTACAATGATTTCAGATTCAAAATATCATTATTATAGACCTGGTGCTATGTATGTTGCTTTTCACAAAGCATCAGGACATGAATTTGTAAGAGAACAAAAAACTCTTTTAATGCCAGAAATAAATTTCATAATAGATAAAGCAATACAGATAAAACCTAATGAAAATTTTGTAAAAGGGGAGAGTGGAACTATTTATAAATATGATTTTGTAGTTCTTGCTACAGGTTGTGAAGTAGCAGTAGATAGAATTCCTGGATTAAAAGAGGGTGGAAATTGGTTCTATTCATATGATGGAGCAAAAAAGCTAGCAAAAAAGCTTGGGCACTTAAAAAAAGGAAGAGTTTTAGTAACTGTTAGTTTTCCAAAAACTCCAAATGTTCCTTATCAATGCGGTATTGCACCTGTTGAAACGACGATTATGTTGCATGATTATTTAAAAGAACATGGAGTAAGAGAAGATGTTGAGATTATATATACTTATCCAAAAGTTGCACAAAGCATAACAGATGGACTTTTTATGCAAGGACCTACTTCTAAAGTTTTACCTTCTATTTTTGATGATATAGGTGTAAAGCATAAAACAAGTTTTACTTTAAACAAAGTTGATCCTGATAAGAAAATTGCTTATTCAGAAGAGGGTGAGGAAATTGAGTTTGATATTTTGATGTCAACACCTCCTTTTATTGCAACAAAATTTATAAGAGAATCAGGATTATCAAAAGCTATTAATGATGAGGGATGGTTACCAACTGATAAAAAAACTTTAAAAGTTAAAGGATATGAGAATATATATACTTTAGGAGATACAGTTGATTTACCAGTTTCAAAAGCAGGTGGAACAATACATAATCAAACAGATGTTGTTGCTGATAATATTGCCTCAGAGCTTAGATACGGCTATCCAACAGAAACTTATGATGGTAAAGTAATTGCAATTGCTCAGATGGGATTATCTTGCGGAATGCCACTTTGGTATGATTATGACGAAGATGTAAAACCTACTCCTTGTAGTAAACTTGGGAGTTTCGTAAGAAAAGGTTTTAATATGGGAATTTATTGGGCAGCAGCTCGTGGAATGGTATAG
- a CDS encoding DUF1641 domain-containing protein encodes MSEKVEVLKTEEMEKLEEKFSMLIQTGRIDNLIDLLAVISDNIEMTTAPMVDKMIGTVDNLATAGFVTENAVRYANREMKKNEVPSLFGLLKLLKDEETRKGLAFVLHLTKGIGKQV; translated from the coding sequence ATGAGTGAAAAAGTAGAAGTTTTAAAAACAGAAGAGATGGAAAAACTTGAAGAGAAGTTCTCAATGCTAATACAAACTGGTAGAATAGATAATCTAATAGATCTATTAGCTGTTATATCAGATAATATTGAGATGACAACTGCTCCAATGGTTGATAAAATGATAGGTACAGTAGATAATCTTGCCACTGCAGGTTTTGTAACAGAAAATGCTGTAAGATATGCAAATAGAGAAATGAAAAAAAATGAAGTACCATCTTTATTTGGTTTACTTAAACTGTTAAAAGATGAAGAGACAAGAAAAGGCTTAGCTTTTGTTCTTCACTTAACAAAAGGTATCGGGAAGCAAGTATAG
- a CDS encoding MATE family efflux transporter, which produces MKKKSHLLNDNIPSLLKQITIPASTGMFFNTMYNVVDTFYAGLISTQAISALSLSFMIFFTIIGLGYGFSSAITALIGNASGRSKSFLASIYAHKGIFFMQLLAIVLTIIGFIISPYLFKLLGASGEYLQMALDYIYIILAGTIFFMTNFALNAILVSKGDTKAYRNTLIFGFFANLALNPLFIYGFLFVPAMGLKGIALSTILIQLLNASYLLLKVMDTKLVHFNKINYFFPHKKIYKDLINQGIPSSMNMLIMSIGSLFLMYFVSLYGVKAVAGYGVGFRVEQIMLLPALGLSSAVLSIVSNNFGARRYDRVMETVNKALKYGFIIATFGIIFLYIFGKTIISQFDSDPIVIGFGYDYLVIEVLVFYAYVILFICVSTLQGIKRPKMILYIALYRQLIAKYAIAYVIVIWLALDYIYLWVGVLIMIYSAAIFAYFYTQKLLKEVTLNKLSKK; this is translated from the coding sequence TTGAAAAAAAAATCCCATTTACTTAATGATAATATTCCAAGCTTACTTAAACAAATAACTATTCCTGCAAGTACGGGAATGTTTTTTAATACTATGTACAATGTTGTAGATACATTTTATGCTGGACTTATTTCTACACAAGCTATTTCTGCACTTTCTCTATCTTTTATGATATTTTTTACAATTATTGGATTAGGATATGGATTTTCTTCTGCTATTACAGCACTTATTGGAAATGCTAGTGGTCGTTCTAAAAGTTTTTTAGCTTCAATATATGCCCATAAAGGTATTTTCTTTATGCAACTGCTTGCAATAGTACTTACAATAATTGGATTTATAATCTCACCTTATTTATTTAAACTATTGGGTGCAAGTGGTGAATACTTACAAATGGCACTTGATTATATATATATAATTTTAGCTGGAACTATATTTTTCATGACTAATTTTGCACTTAATGCAATACTTGTATCAAAAGGAGATACTAAAGCTTATAGAAATACTTTAATATTTGGTTTTTTTGCAAACTTAGCATTAAATCCTTTATTTATATATGGTTTTTTATTTGTTCCTGCTATGGGTTTAAAAGGAATAGCACTTTCTACTATACTAATACAACTTTTAAATGCTTCATATCTTTTACTTAAAGTTATGGATACTAAGCTTGTACATTTTAATAAAATAAACTATTTCTTTCCCCATAAAAAGATATATAAAGACCTTATAAATCAAGGTATTCCCTCATCAATGAATATGCTTATTATGTCTATTGGTTCTTTGTTTTTAATGTACTTTGTATCACTTTACGGAGTAAAAGCAGTAGCAGGATATGGAGTAGGTTTTAGAGTTGAGCAAATCATGCTTCTACCAGCACTTGGACTTAGTTCTGCTGTTCTTTCTATTGTTTCAAATAACTTTGGAGCAAGAAGATATGATAGAGTTATGGAAACTGTAAATAAAGCTTTAAAATATGGATTTATAATTGCTACTTTTGGAATAATATTTTTATATATTTTTGGTAAAACTATTATTTCTCAATTTGACTCAGATCCTATAGTAATAGGCTTTGGATATGACTATTTAGTTATTGAAGTTTTAGTTTTTTATGCTTATGTAATACTATTTATTTGTGTATCAACACTTCAAGGTATAAAAAGACCTAAGATGATTTTGTATATAGCTTTATATCGCCAACTAATTGCTAAGTATGCTATTGCTTATGTTATAGTTATTTGGCTTGCTTTAGATTATATCTATCTTTGGGTTGGTGTTCTTATCATGATTTATAGTGCTGCGATTTTTGCGTACTTTTATACACAAAAGCTTTTAAAAGAGGTTACGCTAAATAAACTTTCTAAAAAATAG
- a CDS encoding MerR family transcriptional regulator: protein MIEQLFDPKLVSQLLVTIGDVSEVTGIPQRKLRYWEEKGIIISSCQKEGGTRKFDYLNIKKILLIKELLDEGFTLESSVKKVEERIKKLEDAFKKIKEKTQIN, encoded by the coding sequence ATGATAGAACAATTGTTTGACCCTAAATTAGTTTCTCAATTACTTGTAACTATAGGTGATGTTTCAGAAGTAACAGGGATACCACAAAGAAAATTAAGATATTGGGAAGAAAAAGGAATAATAATATCTTCTTGTCAAAAAGAAGGTGGTACTAGAAAGTTTGATTATTTAAATATCAAAAAAATACTTCTTATAAAAGAACTCCTTGATGAAGGTTTTACTCTTGAATCTTCTGTTAAAAAAGTTGAAGAAAGAATTAAAAAACTTGAAGATGCCTTTAAAAAAATAAAAGAAAAGACACAAATAAATTGA
- a CDS encoding cysteine hydrolase, giving the protein MTRIFLICLIILNLHAKKEDKMNNISLENSGLVLIEYQNEWLNEGTKLSKLMKDKIQFKNSIENSKKVLSYARKLGLNIIHVPLMISDDYKEFGNNAKYGLRAIIPKVKTWQGNNKDFHEDFKPLKKEFIVSGRIGASGFANSNLDAILRNNGIENIFLIGYATNVCVDSTMREAHDKGYNTTIISDATSSFTKEEQEHFLEYIVHHFAAKITTQEFLSLKPK; this is encoded by the coding sequence ATGACAAGAATATTTTTGATTTGTTTGATTATATTGAACTTACATGCTAAAAAAGAGGATAAAATGAATAATATATCATTAGAAAATAGTGGATTGGTATTGATAGAATATCAAAATGAGTGGCTTAATGAGGGAACTAAATTGTCAAAATTGATGAAAGATAAAATTCAATTTAAAAACTCAATTGAGAATTCTAAAAAAGTTTTATCTTATGCTAGAAAACTAGGCTTAAATATAATTCATGTTCCTCTTATGATAAGTGACGATTATAAAGAGTTTGGAAATAATGCCAAATACGGATTACGTGCAATTATTCCAAAAGTAAAAACATGGCAAGGAAATAATAAAGATTTTCATGAGGATTTCAAACCTTTAAAAAAAGAGTTTATTGTTTCAGGAAGAATAGGTGCAAGTGGTTTTGCTAATTCAAATTTGGATGCAATATTAAGAAATAATGGAATAGAAAATATATTTTTAATTGGGTATGCTACTAATGTTTGTGTAGATTCAACTATGAGAGAAGCACATGACAAGGGTTATAATACAACTATCATTTCTGATGCTACAAGTTCTTTTACAAAAGAGGAACAAGAACACTTTTTAGAATATATTGTTCATCATTTTGCAGCTAAAATAACAACACAAGAGTTTTTATCTCTAAAGCCGAAATAA
- a CDS encoding homoserine dehydrogenase — translation MLKIAIIGVGTVGSSVANILKDNKEIITARAGRELIPTIGVVNNLSKKRDVSIELTDDIDKVLNDDSIDIVVELMGGVEKPYEVVKKALKKGKSVVTANKALLAYHRYELEEFAKDIPFEYEAAVAGGIPIINALREGLTANNILSIQGIMNGTCNYMLTKMIDEGVKYEDILKEAQDLGYAEADPTFDVGGFDAAHKLLILGSIAYGIDAKPEDILIEGIENITSYDIEFAKEFNYSIKLLGIAKRENDNVELRVHPAFVPKDQMIAKVDGVMNGISVIGDKVGETMYYGPGAGGDATASAVIANIVDIARRGKGSPMLGFERNYGNKLSLLNKNQTRTKYYLRLEVADKTGVLAKVASILGDCGISIEKMLQKPLGNQKSNLLLSTHSSVERDILKAIEELENTKVVTQKPAMIRIED, via the coding sequence ATGTTAAAAATAGCAATTATTGGTGTAGGAACAGTAGGTTCAAGTGTAGCAAATATTTTAAAAGATAATAAAGAGATTATTACTGCAAGAGCTGGAAGGGAACTAATACCAACAATTGGAGTTGTAAATAATTTATCTAAAAAAAGAGATGTATCTATTGAATTAACTGATGATATAGATAAGGTTTTAAACGATGACTCAATTGATATTGTAGTTGAACTTATGGGTGGAGTTGAGAAGCCTTATGAAGTTGTAAAGAAAGCTTTAAAAAAAGGAAAATCAGTTGTAACTGCAAATAAAGCGCTATTAGCTTATCATAGATATGAGCTTGAAGAGTTTGCAAAAGATATTCCTTTTGAATATGAAGCAGCAGTTGCAGGTGGTATTCCTATTATTAATGCATTAAGAGAAGGATTAACTGCAAATAATATTCTTTCAATTCAAGGTATTATGAATGGTACTTGTAATTATATGCTTACAAAGATGATTGATGAGGGTGTAAAATATGAGGATATTCTTAAAGAAGCACAAGATTTAGGTTATGCAGAAGCTGATCCAACTTTTGATGTAGGTGGTTTTGATGCAGCACATAAACTACTAATTCTTGGTTCTATTGCTTATGGAATTGATGCAAAACCAGAAGATATATTAATTGAAGGTATTGAAAATATCACAAGTTATGATATTGAATTTGCTAAAGAGTTTAATTACTCTATTAAACTTCTTGGTATTGCAAAAAGAGAAAATGACAATGTAGAACTTAGAGTTCATCCAGCATTTGTTCCAAAAGATCAAATGATTGCAAAAGTTGATGGAGTTATGAATGGTATTTCTGTAATTGGTGATAAAGTTGGTGAAACAATGTATTATGGGCCAGGTGCAGGTGGTGATGCAACTGCAAGTGCTGTTATTGCAAATATTGTTGATATAGCAAGACGAGGTAAAGGCTCTCCAATGCTTGGTTTTGAAAGAAATTATGGAAATAAACTTTCATTATTAAATAAAAACCAAACAAGAACAAAATATTATCTAAGATTAGAAGTTGCAGATAAAACAGGCGTTTTAGCAAAAGTAGCTTCAATCTTGGGAGATTGTGGTATTTCAATAGAAAAAATGCTACAAAAACCTTTAGGTAATCAAAAATCAAATCTTTTACTTTCAACACATAGTTCAGTTGAAAGAGATATTTTAAAAGCAATTGAAGAGTTAGAAAATACTAAAGTAGTAACTCAAAAACCAGCAATGATTAGAATAGAGGATTAA
- a CDS encoding LL-diaminopimelate aminotransferase — MFPEIEFERMKRLPNYVFAEVNEIKMDARRRGEDIIDFSMGNPDGPAPQHIVDKLKETADKPKNHGYSASAGIYKLRLAICNWYKRKYGVDYLDPNKHACATMGSKEGYVHLIQAIVNVGDVAVVPDPTYPIHSYAFMLAGGAIHNFELPFDEQNYRVDEDLFFERLNKTLRESIPKVKYVLVNFPHNPTCATVRPEFYQRLVDLAKKERFYIISDIAYADITFDGYKTPSIFQAKGAIDVAVESFTLSKSYNMAGWRVGFIVGNEKLVGALKRIKSWLDYGMFTPIQVAATVALDGPQDCVAEHIKKYNHRRDVMIEAFKDAGWEMETPNASMFIWAKIPEKAMHLGSMEFSKQLLTEAKVAVSPGIGFGHYGDKYVRIALIENEKRIRQAAKNIKKYLKTL, encoded by the coding sequence GTGTTTCCTGAAATTGAATTTGAAAGAATGAAAAGACTTCCAAACTATGTGTTTGCAGAAGTTAATGAAATAAAAATGGATGCAAGAAGAAGAGGCGAAGATATTATAGATTTCTCTATGGGTAATCCAGATGGTCCAGCTCCTCAGCATATCGTTGATAAACTAAAAGAAACAGCAGATAAACCAAAAAATCATGGATATAGTGCAAGTGCTGGTATTTATAAATTAAGACTAGCTATTTGTAATTGGTACAAAAGAAAATATGGGGTTGATTATCTTGATCCTAATAAACATGCTTGTGCTACAATGGGTAGTAAAGAGGGATATGTTCATCTTATTCAAGCTATTGTAAATGTTGGAGATGTTGCAGTTGTTCCAGACCCAACTTATCCAATACATTCATATGCATTTATGCTTGCAGGTGGAGCTATTCATAACTTTGAACTACCATTTGATGAGCAAAATTATAGAGTTGATGAAGATCTGTTTTTTGAAAGATTAAATAAAACATTAAGAGAATCTATTCCAAAAGTAAAATATGTTTTAGTAAACTTTCCACACAATCCAACTTGTGCAACAGTAAGACCTGAGTTTTACCAAAGATTAGTTGATTTAGCTAAAAAAGAGAGATTTTATATTATCTCTGATATTGCATATGCTGATATTACTTTTGATGGATATAAAACACCATCAATTTTCCAAGCAAAAGGTGCTATTGATGTAGCAGTTGAGTCATTTACTCTTTCAAAGTCATACAATATGGCAGGCTGGAGAGTTGGTTTTATAGTTGGAAATGAAAAGCTTGTAGGAGCTTTAAAAAGAATTAAATCTTGGCTTGATTACGGTATGTTCACACCTATCCAAGTTGCAGCTACTGTTGCACTTGATGGACCACAAGATTGTGTAGCTGAACATATTAAAAAATATAACCATAGAAGAGATGTTATGATAGAAGCATTTAAAGATGCGGGGTGGGAAATGGAAACACCAAATGCTTCTATGTTTATATGGGCAAAAATCCCAGAAAAAGCCATGCATCTTGGAAGTATGGAATTTTCTAAACAGCTTCTAACAGAAGCTAAAGTTGCAGTAAGTCCAGGTATTGGCTTTGGGCATTATGGTGATAAGTATGTAAGAATTGCCTTAATAGAAAATGAAAAAAGAATTAGACAAGCAGCAAAAAATATAAAAAAATATTTAAAAACTTTATAA
- the rlmB gene encoding 23S rRNA (guanosine(2251)-2'-O)-methyltransferase RlmB: MIIYGKQIVLHVLDKHPHLIEEVLFSKEIDKKIFSKFLKLGKKVIRLDNKKAQALAQGGNHQGFFLRLKEFEYSDISEIKEKNFILVLDGLTDVGNIGAIARSAYSLGVDAIVASNVKTLNNSGLIRTSSGAMLDIPFALYPNTLDLANELKQCGFALIGATMDGTDLKKYGKIDESDKVALFLGSEGKGLSKKVEKKLDLKVSIGMQHDFNSLNVSVAAGILIYNLKK; encoded by the coding sequence ATGATAATATATGGAAAACAAATAGTACTACACGTACTTGATAAACATCCTCACTTAATTGAAGAGGTTCTATTTTCAAAAGAGATAGATAAAAAAATATTCTCAAAATTTTTAAAACTTGGTAAAAAAGTCATAAGACTTGATAATAAAAAAGCACAAGCCCTTGCGCAAGGTGGAAATCATCAAGGCTTTTTTTTAAGACTAAAAGAGTTTGAGTACAGTGATATTTCTGAAATAAAAGAAAAAAATTTTATTTTAGTTTTAGATGGACTAACAGATGTTGGTAATATTGGAGCAATTGCAAGATCTGCATACTCACTAGGTGTTGATGCAATAGTAGCTTCAAATGTAAAAACTCTTAATAATTCAGGTCTTATAAGAACAAGTTCTGGAGCTATGCTTGATATTCCTTTTGCCTTATATCCTAATACACTTGATTTAGCAAATGAACTAAAACAGTGTGGTTTTGCACTTATTGGTGCAACGATGGATGGTACTGACTTGAAAAAATATGGAAAAATAGACGAATCTGATAAGGTTGCACTATTTTTAGGAAGTGAAGGAAAAGGTCTTTCAAAAAAAGTTGAAAAAAAACTTGACTTGAAAGTATCTATTGGTATGCAACATGATTTCAACTCTTTAAATGTATCTGTTGCAGCAGGAATATTAATATATAATTTGAAAAAATAG
- the rsmI gene encoding 16S rRNA (cytidine(1402)-2'-O)-methyltransferase, whose amino-acid sequence MLILVPTPIGNLEDISKRALDALMEAELIFCEDTRVTKKLLNLLSEKFNLNFENKQFQSYHSHNENKVLKTLDKETFTKNVVYVSDAGMPCVSDPGATLVDFCIKNDIKYDVIPGANAILTAYAMSGFTHTTFSFHGFLAHKGSDRASKLKTIMQSDKLGILYESPHRLLKLLEELKNIDENRTIFLVKEISKLHQKSFKDSAKNIFEIFKDVNIKGEWVVIIEPTIFEGQALNVDDIKDLDLAPKVKAKLLSKLTGKKTKDIYQELMQ is encoded by the coding sequence TTGTTAATATTAGTTCCCACACCCATAGGAAATTTGGAGGATATCTCTAAAAGAGCTCTAGATGCCCTTATGGAAGCGGAACTAATCTTTTGTGAAGACACAAGAGTTACAAAAAAACTACTAAATTTACTATCTGAAAAATTTAATCTAAACTTTGAAAATAAACAGTTTCAATCTTATCACTCTCATAATGAAAATAAAGTTTTAAAAACTTTAGATAAAGAAACTTTTACTAAAAATGTTGTTTATGTAAGTGATGCAGGAATGCCATGCGTTAGTGACCCAGGAGCTACGCTTGTTGATTTTTGTATAAAAAATGATATTAAATATGATGTTATTCCAGGTGCAAATGCAATACTTACAGCTTATGCAATGAGTGGTTTTACACATACAACTTTTTCATTTCATGGTTTTTTAGCACATAAAGGAAGTGATAGAGCTTCAAAACTAAAAACAATAATGCAAAGTGATAAACTTGGTATCCTTTATGAGTCACCACATAGACTTTTAAAACTTTTAGAAGAGCTTAAAAATATAGATGAAAATAGAACAATATTTTTAGTAAAAGAGATAAGTAAATTACATCAAAAAAGCTTTAAAGATAGTGCTAAAAATATCTTTGAAATTTTTAAAGATGTAAATATCAAAGGTGAATGGGTAGTAATTATTGAGCCAACTATTTTTGAGGGTCAAGCTTTAAATGTTGATGATATAAAAGATTTAGATTTAGCTCCAAAAGTAAAAGCAAAACTTCTTTCTAAACTTACAGGAAAGAAAACAAAAGATATTTATCAAGAACTAATGCAATAA
- the rpmE gene encoding 50S ribosomal protein L31 — MKKNIHPDYKACTVSCACGNTFETKSNVETLRIDICSACHPFFTGEQKIVDAAGRVEKFKAKYNLNK, encoded by the coding sequence GTGAAAAAGAACATTCACCCAGATTATAAAGCTTGTACAGTTAGTTGTGCTTGTGGAAATACATTTGAAACAAAATCAAATGTTGAAACATTAAGAATTGACATTTGTTCAGCTTGTCATCCATTCTTTACTGGAGAGCAAAAAATTGTTGATGCTGCTGGTAGAGTTGAGAAGTTTAAAGCTAAATATAATTTAAATAAATAA